The Pyrus communis chromosome 2, drPyrComm1.1, whole genome shotgun sequence genome includes a window with the following:
- the LOC137725513 gene encoding 3-oxoacyl-[acyl-carrier-protein] synthase I, chloroplastic-like, giving the protein MQSLQSSTLRPAPLGPIRKRTPHFPNVTTRTANSSRRISFISASSAVSAPKREMDPKKRVVITGMGLVSVFGNDVNTYYDKLLAGESGVGPIDRFDASKFPTRFGGQIRGFSSEGYIDGKNDRRLDDCLRYSIVAGKKALEDADLGADQRSKLDKSRTGVLVGSGMGGLTVFSDGVHALIEKGHRKITPFFIPYAITNMGSALLAIDLGFMGPNYSISTACATSNYCFYAAANHIRRGEADLMIAGGTEAAIIPVGVGGFVACRALSQRNDDPKTASRPWDRDRDGFVMGEGAGVLVMESLEHATKRGATIIAEYLGGGINCDAYHMTDPRADGLGVSTCIQRCLEDAGVSPEEVNYINAHATSTLAGDLAEINAIKKVFTNTKDIKINATKSMIGHCLGASGGLEAIAVIKAITTGWLHPSINQFNPEPSVEFDTVPNVKQQHEVNVAISNSFGFGGHNSVVAFSAFKP; this is encoded by the exons ATGCAGTCCCTCCAATCCTCCACTCTCCGGCCCGCTCCGCTCGGCCCGATTCGGAAACGGACCCCCCATTTCCCCAATGTCACTACCAGAACAGCCAACTCCTCCAGGCGAATCTCATTCATATCCGCCTCCTCCGCCGTGTCCGCCCCTAAGCGCGAGATGGACCCGAAGAAGCGGGTTGTCATCACCGGAATGGGCCTCGTCTCCGTCTTCGGCAACGACGTCAATACTTACTACGACAAGCTCCTCGCCGGAGAGAGCGGTGTGGGTCCAATTGACCGGTTTGATGCGTCCAAGTTTCCGACCCGGTTCGGGGGCCAGATCCGCGGGTTCTCATCGGAGGGGTACATTGATGGGAAGAACGATCGACGGCTCGACGATTGCCTTCGGTACTCGATTGTTGCTGGGAAGAAAGCTCTCGAGGATGCTGATCTTGGCGCCGATCAGCGCTCAAAG CTTGATAAATCGCGGACTGGGGTGCTTGTTGGATCTGGAATGGGTGGTCTTACTGTCTTTTCTGATGGTGTTCATGCACTGATAGAGAAAGGTCACAGGAAAATTACCCCCTTTTTCATTCCTTATGCTATTACAAACATGGGGTCTGCGTTGCTTGCTATTGATCTGGGTTTTATGGGACCCAATTATTCCATTTCGACTGCTTGTGCTACTTCAAATTATTGCTTCTATGCTGCTGCAAATCACATTCGTCGGGGTGAAGCTGATTTGATGATTGCTGGCGGAACTGAAGCTGCCATAATTCCTGTTGGGGTGGGAGGGTTTGTTGCATGCAGGGCCTTGTCTCAGAGAAATGATGATCCAAAAACAGCTTCCAGGCCATGGGACAGAGATAGAGATGGCTTTGTTATGGGCGAAGGTGCTGGAGTATTG GTAATGGAGAGCTTGGAACATGCAACAAAACGAGGTGCTACAATTATTGCCGAGTACTTGGGAGGTGGTATTAACTGTGATGCTTATCATATGACTGATCCAAGAGCTGATGGGCTTGGTGTATCTACATGCATACAGAGATGCCTTGAAGATGCTGGTGTGTCACCTGAGGAG GTTAACTACATCAATGCACATGCAACTTCTACCCTTGCTGGTGACCTTGCCGAGATAAATGCTATAAAGAAGGTGTTCACGAACACTAAAGATATCAAGATCAACGCAACTAAG TCTATGATAGGCCACTGTCTTGGTGCTTCTGGGGGTTTGGAAGCTATTGCTGTCATTAAAGCCATAACAACTGGATGGCTGCATCCTTCCATAAACCAATTT AACCCAGAGCCTTCAGTGGAGTTTGACACTGTTCCCAATGTAAAGCAGCAGCATGAAGTGAATGTTG CCATATCGAATTCATTTGGATTTGGTGGACATAACTCTGTCGTGGCCTTCTCTGCGTTCAAGCCCTGA
- the LOC137726604 gene encoding DNA replication licensing factor MCM3-like — MDISEEVRANHRRELLAFLEDGIYMDEIKAVLNHNRRRLIVDISDLHSYGEIGSRILRNPSDYMQSFNDAATEITNRIDPRYLKQGEQLLVGFEGAFVSRRVTPRDLLSEYIGSMVCVQGIVTKCSLVRPKVVKSVHFCPSTGNFTSREYRDITSNMGLPTGAVYPTRDENGNLLVTEYGLCKYKDHQTLSMQEVPENSAPGQLPRTVDVIVEDDLVDSCKPGDRVAIVGIYKALPGKSKGSVNGVFRTVLIANNVSLLNKEANAPIYSPDDIKNIKKIAERSDTFDLLGNSIAPSIYGHSWIKKAVILLMLGGMEKNLKNGTHLRGDINMMMVGDPSVAKSQLLRAIMNIAPLAISTTGRGSSGVGLTAAVTSDQETGERRLEAGAMVLADRGVVCIDEFDKMNDQDRVAIHEVMEQQTVTIAKAGIHASLNARCSVVAAANPIYGSYDRSLTPTKNIGLPDSLLSRFDLLFIVLDQMDPDIDRHVSEHVLRMHRYRSATGGEAMLDGSSAFGREDETDNDSSVFVKYNRMLHGKKTDRGRKRDTLTIKFLKKYIHYAKNRIEPDLTDEASEQIATAYAELRNASSNAKTGGTLPITARTLETIIRLSTAHAKLKLSRKVSKSDVDAALKVLNFAIYHKELTDMEEREQERERELERNGRANHPAGQDNGSGNGTGNEDSTTEPMDVDPHTESAAADNSSERLKALTDVLNQVRTVQRSDSISVEALENAVNDGASVPYSSTEISFLLEELRKRNIVMVDGGTVFIIS, encoded by the exons ATGGACATCAGCGAAGAAGTTAGGGCAAATCACCGCCGAGAGCTCCTTGCTTTCTTGGAAGATGGC ATATACATGGACGAAATCAAGGCCGTCCTCAACCACAACCGCCGCCGCCTCATCGTCGACATCTCCGATCTCCACTCTTACGGCGAAATCGGTTCCAG gaTTCTGAGAAATCCAAGTGATTATATGCAATCCTTCAACGATGCGGCCACTGAAATCACCAACAGGATTGACCCCAGGTACCTGAAGCAAGGAGAACAACTTCTGGTGGGGTTTGAAGGGGCTTTCGTCTCGCGCCGTGTCACGCCGAGAGATCTGCTCTCCGAGTACATTGGTTCCATGGTTTGCGTCCAGGGCATTGTCACCAAAT GTTCTCTTGTGAGGCCAAAAGTTGTTAAGAGTGTTCACTTCTGCCCTAGTACCGGAAACTTCACCTCTCGAGAATACCGAGACATTACATCCAATATGGGTTTGCCTACAGGAGCAGTTTATCCTACTAGG GATGAAAATGGTAATTTATTGGTGACTGAGTATGGACTATGCAAATACAAAGATCATCAAACTTTATCTATGCAAGAAGTTCCTGAGAACTCTGCTCCTGGTCAGCTTCCGCGGACAGTGGATGTCATAGTTGAGGATGACCTAGTTGATTCATGCAAACCAGGAGACCGTGTGGCGATTGTAGGGATTTACAAAGCTCTTCCTGGTAAAAGCAAGGGAAGCGTGAATGGAGTATTCAG GACTGTTCTCATAGCGAACAACGTTTCGCTGCTCAACAAAGAAGCAAATGCACCTATTTACAGTCCTGATGACATAAAGAACATAAAAAAGATAGCAGAAAGAAGTGATACTTTTGACCTGCTTGGGAATTCAATTGCACCCTCTATTTATGGACATTCATGGATAAAGAAAGCAGTAATATTGCTAATGCTTGGTGGAATGGAAAAGAACTTAAAGAATGGTACTCACTTACGAGG tgACATTAACATGATGATGGTTGGTGATCCTTCTGTTGCCAAATCTCAACTTCTAAGAGCAATTATGAACATCGCTCCATTGGCAATATCAACTACAGGCCGGGGTTCTTCTGGTGTTGGTTTGACAGCTGCTGTTACTTCGGATCAAGAGACAG GGGAGAGAAGGCTAGAAGCTGGTGCCATGGTTCTTGCTGATCGTGGTGTTGtctgtattgatgaatttgacaAAATGAATGATCAAGATCGTGTTGCCATACATGAAGTTATGGAGCAGCAGACTGTAACTATTGCCAAAGCTGGTATCCATGCATCCCTCAATGCACGGTGCAGTGTGGTGGCTGCTGCAAATCCCATATATGGTTCT TATGATCGCTCATTGACACCAACAAAGAATATTGGACTTCCAGACTCTTTGCTCTCTCGTTTTGATTTACTGTTTATTGTATTGGATCAAATGGATCCTGACATTGACCGTCATGTCTCAGAGCATGTGTTGCGCATGCATCGGTATCGTTCTGCAACTGGAG GTGAGGCAATGCTTGATGGGAGCTCGGCATTTGGAAGAGAAGATGAAACTGATAATGACTCATCTGTGTTTGTTAAGTATAACCGAATGCTACATGGGAAAAAAACCGATAGGGGTCGAAAGCGTGATACGCTCACAATCAAGTTTCTTAAAAAGTATATTCATTATGCAAAGAATAGGATTGAGCCTGATCTGACTGATGAG gCCTCTGAACAAATTGCAACAGCGTATGCAGAACTCAGAAATGCCAGTTCAAATGCAAAG ACTGGAGGAACACTTCCAATTACCGCCAGAACATTAGAAACCATAATTCGTCTCTCAACTGctcatgcaaaattaaagttgagcaGAAAG GTTTCAAAGTCTGATGTTGATGCTGCTctcaaagttttaaattttgcaATTTATCACAAAGAGTTGACTGACATGGAGGAGCGCGAGCAAGAAAGAGAGCGAGAATTGGAGAGGAACGGCAGAGCTAACCATCCTGCAGGTCAAGATAATGGGTCTGGCAATGGTACTGGGAATGAAGA TTCAACAACTGAACCCATGGATGTCGACCCTCACACTGAATCTGCTGCTGCTGATAACTCTTCGGAAAG GTTAAAAGCACTTACTGATGTTTTAAATCAAGTACGTACAGTACAGCGCTCGGACAGCATATCTGTTGAGGCCTTAGAGAATGCTGTCAATGACGGAGCAAGTGTTCCTTACTCAAGTACAGAGATAAGCTTCCTATTAGAG GAACTCCGAAAGAGAAACATAGTGATGGTAGATGGTGGAACAGTGTTCATAATATCATGA
- the LOC137724422 gene encoding uncharacterized protein At2g34460, chloroplastic-like, whose translation MEGIDSTDVVTEGNEIKWSTIGKKKIFVAGATGSTGRRIVEQLLAKGFRVKAGVRDLEKAKTSLPHDNPALEIVKADVTEGSVKLADAISDDSEAVICATGCRPGWNLHAPWKVDNLGTINLVEACRKLGVTRFILVSSILVNGAAMGQILNPAYIYLNVFGFALISKLRAEQYVRESGINYTIIRPGGLRDEPPTGNLVMESADTLYQGIISRDQVAEVAVAALIRPEASYKVVEIVSRPDAPKRSCGELFSSIAHR comes from the exons ATGGAAGGGATTGATTCTACAGATGTAGTTACTGAGGGGAATGAAATCAAGTGGAGTACCATTGGGAAAAAGAAGATTTTTGTGGCAGGTGCTACTGGAAGTACCGGCAGAAGGATCGTTGAGCAGCTACTGGCTAAAGGTTTTCGGGTTAAAGCTGGAGTTCGAGACCTGGAAAAAGCAAAAACTAGCCTCCCCCATGACAACCCAGCTCTTGAAATC GTGAAAGCAGACGTGACAGAGGGTTCTGTGAAGCTAGCAGATGCGATAAGCGATGATTCAGAAGCTGTGATTTGTGCCACAGGATGTCGCCCTGGATGGAATTTGCATGCTCCATGGAAG GTTGATAATTTGGGCACAATCAACCTTGTAGAGGCATGCCGGAAACTTGGTGTGACTAGGTTTATCCTTGTGAGTTCCATTTTAGTCAATGGAGCAGCAATGGGCCAGATTCTCAATCCAGCTTACATCTATCTTAATGTTTTTGGATTCGCCTTGATATCAAAGCTTCGCGCGGAACAATATGTTAGGGAGTCGGGCATAAACTATACGATAATCAGGCCTGGCGGGTTGAGAGACGAGCCTCCAACTGGAAATCTTGTGATGGAGTCAGCG GACACTCTTTATCAAGGCATAATCTCAAGAGATCAGGTTGCAGAAGTAGCAGTTGCGGCGCTGATCCGCCCTGAAGCATCTTACAAGGTTGTAGAAATAGTTTCGCGGCCCGACGCCCCCAAGCGTTCATGTGGCGAACTTTTTAGTTCAATCGCTCACCGGTGA
- the LOC137726042 gene encoding uncharacterized protein At2g34460, chloroplastic-like, with product MAAPLPLILRNPPHRLCTHHLLPPLSTTTIKPFSLVSFSSNTRSFPILKSTQMEGGEITEEVTETSSTETNVIGKKKIFVAGATGNTGKRIVEQLLAKGFSVKAGVRNLEKAKASLPSDNPALQIVKADVTDGSAKLAEVISDDSEAVICATGFSYGWDVFAPWKVDNFGTVNLVEACRKLGVNRFILVSSILVNGAAMGQILNPAYIFLNVFGLTLIAKLQAENYIRKSGINYTIIRPGGLRNDPPTGNLVMEPEDTLSEGSISRDLVAEVAVEALLNPEASYKVVEIVSRPDAPKRSYEDLFGSIKQR from the exons ATGGCAGCTCCTCTGCCTCTCATTCTCAGAAACCCTCCTCACCGTCTCTGCACTCACCACCTCCTCCCTCCTCtttccaccaccaccatcaaacCCTTCTCTCTGGTTTCCTTCTCCTCCAACACCAGGTCATTTCCCATCCTAAAGTCCActcag ATGGAAGGGGGTGAAATTACAGAGGAAGTTACAGAGACAAGTTCAACTGAGACCAATGTGAttgggaagaagaaaatatttGTGGCTGGTGCCACTGGAAATACTGGTAAAAGAATTGTTGAGCAGCTGCTGGCCAAGGGTTTCTCAGTTAAAGCCGGAGTTCGGAACTTGGAGAAAGCGAAAGCTAGCCTTCCCTCAGACAACCCAGCTCTTCAAATT GTGAAGGCAGATGTGACAGATGGTTCTGCTAAGTTAGcagaagtgataagtgatgattcAGAAGCTGTGATTTGTGCCACTGGATTCAGCTACGGATGGGATGTGTTTGCTCCATGGAAG GTTGATAATTTTGGCACAGTCAACCTCGTTGAAGCATGCCGTAAACTTGGTGTGAACCGGTTTATTCTTGTGAGTTCCATCTTGGTCAATGGAGCAGCAATGGGGCAGATTCTCAACCCAGCTTACATCTTCCTCAATGTTTTTGGGCTCACCTTAATAGCAAAGCTTCAGGCAGAGAATTATATCAGGAAGTCTGGTATAAACTACACGATTATAAGGCCCGGTGGGTTGAGAAACGACCCTCCAACTGGAAATCTTGTAATGGAGCCAGAG GACACTCTTTCGGAAGGCAGCATCTCTAGAGACCTGGTTGCAGAAGTGGCTGTCGAGGCATTACTGAATCCTGAAGCATCTTACAAGGTTGTGGAGATAGTTTCGCGGCCTGATGCCCCTAAGCGTTCGTATGAGGATCTTTTCGGTTCCATCAAGCAACGGTGA
- the LOC137724587 gene encoding protein SRC2-like translates to MSKVPKYRRAVPAATTKFREIEVLIISAQDLKNVKHVTQVRAYAVVYVEKDYHAARTSVDEHGGTNPTWNEVVKVKFREDLLENDVLAALNVDIYAHGLVREKPVGSARVLLCDVLKGGDAREPADNPIQCMTVQVWRPSGRPHGLLNLWVPPTGRFLIRRESLSFSVREEAEEDETVVAVKGGDEA, encoded by the coding sequence ATGAGTAAGGTGCCGAAATATCGGCGAGCGGTGCCGGCGGCGACGACGAAGTTCCGAGAAATAGAAGTGCTGATAATCTCGGCGCAGGACCTGAAGAACGTGAAGCACGTGACGCAAGTGAGGGCGTACGCGGTGGTGTACGTGGAGAAGGACTACCACGCGGCCAGGACGAGCGTGGACGAGCACGGCGGGACCAACCCCACGTGGAACGAGGTCGTCAAAGTGAAGTTCCGGGAAGACTTGCTGGAGAACGACGTGCTGGCAGCGCTGAACGTGGACATCTACGCGCACGGGCTCGTGAGGGAGAAGCCGGTGGGGAGTGCGCGGGTGCTGCTGTGCGACGTTTTGAAGGGCGGGGACGCACGGGAGCCGGCGGATAATCCGATACAGTGCATGACGGTGCAGGTGTGGAGGCCGTCGGGTAGACCCCACGGGCTGCTGAACCTGTGGGTTCCGCCGACGGGGAGGTTCTTGATAAGGAGGGAGTCTTTGTCGTTTAGTGTGAGggaggaggcggaggaggaCGAGACGGTGGTGGCGGTGAAAGGAGGTGACGAGGCATAG
- the LOC137726323 gene encoding uncharacterized protein At4g18257-like: MAAEDEEPKKRRVVVESLGWLTESSIMPKKHRAIAGVGASSIMELKAQLYQSQEESKKSKELGGSDVEFHRAKKRITAHDAFSAKNSGVDARAHKDKLELKAVHDGSASYAALERKAALYDKLARGELSDEEDKEKYCVDFFGKRVEQDEPQQTQHRDSPAVVSPENQDGEINASTLFSTKPLGLGRADATVDNDIHKRFVREVHEEANQAREKASEIKLRREEQAAARREKLKQAYIRKQLERFKTASFNKEQTE, translated from the exons ATGGCGGCGGAGGACGAGGAGCCAAAGAAGAGAAGGGTGGTGGTGGAATCCCTCGGATGGCTGACGGAGTCCTCAATTATGCCGAAGAAGCACCGCGCCATCGCCGGCGTCGGAGCCTCCTCAATCATGGAGCTCAAGGCCCAACTCTATCAATCCCAAGAAGAATCCAAGAAGTCCAAAGAACTCGGCGGCTCCGACGTCGAGTTCCATCGCGCCAAGAAGAGAATCACCGCACACGACGCTTTCTCCGCCAAGAACTCAGGCGTCGACGCCCGGGCCCACAA GGACAAGCTTGAGCTGAAAGCAGTTCATGATGGATCGGCGAGCTATGCAGCCTTGGAAAGGAAGGCTGCATTGTACGATAAGCTAGCAAGGGGTGAGCTATCAgatgaagaagataaagaaaagTATTGTGTGGATTTTTTCGGCAAGAGAGTTGAGCAGGACGAACCGCAGCAGACTCAGCACCGTGATTCACCTGCGGTAGTATCTCCGGAGAATCAAGATGGCGAGATCAATGCTTCTACGCTGTTTAGCACGAAACCTTTGGGGCTTGGGCGAGCGGATGCGACAGTGGACAATGATATTCACAAGCGTTTTGTGag GGAAGTACACGAAGAAGCAAATCAAGCAAGAGAGAAGGCATCTGAGATCAAACTGCGTAGGGAAGAGCAAGCAGCTGCTCGTCGGGAGAAGTTAAAACAGGCTTATATACGGAAACAGTTAGAGAGATTTAAAACAGCATCATTTAATAAGGAACAGACAGAATAA